Proteins encoded in a region of the Bubalus bubalis isolate 160015118507 breed Murrah chromosome 9, NDDB_SH_1, whole genome shotgun sequence genome:
- the LOC112586953 gene encoding uncharacterized protein LOC112586953 — protein MGRGAWWATVHGLQTVGHNRATNTHTHPTGMHTTEQEMEAGHRDPVGVGAPYALQLGLGALWVSQQGGGVSDGDMEEVQPWESPTRRHGADVSLVGAQPPSQSPLCLSSCHKESYVFVGSTSRTTLHPRMNIYKIYLHCGLKRNPKGINVLICNVHGFPDSQGWGVGPAHRVTVLPLPRDPGDPHTRRVRLRHLQTYPFGVLVWSCLFCLLGSACLVSGASPGSGRSQGGGASLCEEFRCPEPSGRRGLGGKEAADVEGAQVTEPQTSYRSRGVRALSVAHLLPCPFVFLSFIFGCTLRHVGS, from the coding sequence atgggcagaggagcctggtgggctacagttcatgggttgcaaacagtcggacacaaccgagcaactaacacacacacacaccccaccggGATGCACACCACAGAGCAAGAGATGGAAGCAGGGCACAGGGACCCAGTGGGAGTGGGAGCACCCTACGCCCTGCAGTTGGGGCTGGGGGCACTCTGGGTATCCCAGCAGGGAGGAGGTGTCTCAGATGGGGACATGGAGGAGGTGCAGCCATGGGAGTCACCCACCCGCAGACATGGAGCTGATGTGTCCTTAGTTGGAGCGCAGCCTCCCTCGCAGTCTCCTCTCTGCCTGTCTTCCTGTCATAAAGAAAGTTACGTATTTGTCGGCTCCACATCCAGAACCACTTTACATCCCAGaatgaacatttataaaatatatttgcactGTGGGCTAAAAAGAAATCCCAAGggaataaatgttttaatttgcaatgtCCATGGTTTTCCTGATAGCCAGGGGTGGGGTGTGGGTCCTGCCCACAGAGTAACCGTCCTCCCACTGCCACGGGACCCGGGGGATCCCCACACCCGGCGTGTCAGGTTACGTCACCTGCAGACCTACCCCTTTGGAGTGCTTGTCTGGTCTTGTTTGTTTTGCCTCCTTGGCTCGGCATGTTTAGTATCAGGGGCCTCCCCTGGCTCGGGGAGGAGCCAGGGAGGGGGAGCTTCACTTTGTGAAGAATTTAGGTGCCCAGAACCTTCTGGGAGACGAGGACTTGGAGGCAAGGAAGCAGCAGACGTTGAGGGAGCTCAGGTGACTGAGCCCCAGACCTCCTACCGCTCCAGAGGTGTGAGAGCTCTCTCAGTTGCTCATTTGCTCCCTTGCCCATtcgtctttctttcttttatttttggttgcaccttgaggcatgtgggatcttaa